Genomic window (Theileria annulata chromosome 4, complete sequence, *** SEQUENCING IN PROGRESS ***):
AAATCTACCATGTAAATCCGCTATTACATTAAATGTTATGATTCTTACGCGTTAAAACAGAGTTAAGGTTTTGAGGATGTACAATAATTTACGTCTTGATTGTTTTAATAAGATCAGTAATGTTGTCTTTAAGTTGCTCCAAGACCGGGATCAATTCTGGATTGTTAAAGTTGGTTCCGTATTTGGCATTACACTCCTGGATGGTTTTGGAAATTTCTCTAAACTTGCATCCGGCATCCtaaagtaaattaattattctgGACCAACCTTATCTTTGATCATTTGTGTGCACTTGCTTTTGGAAATTGTAAGATTGCCCAAGTTCTTCTCAATTCCTGCTTCCCAGTCACGTACAGAGTACCTTGCAGTATCATATTCCTCTCCGTAAAGTTCGTTCATAGTCGTTGCGGAATTCCTCCTGATGATGAACATGGATGTAAGATTTATCTGTTTGCAATCAGTATTGAATAAGAACCTTCCTAATTCACACTTCGTTCTATCACAAATATCAGTGGGAACCAAGCAGAAAGACTTCATGGAGCCAGTGGCCTTGAACTCCCCTGCCCTGTTGAGTTCCTTATCAATGTATTGGAAGATTCTGACTGTTAAGTCTCcctaaaataaaattgtgaTGAAGGAATTAACCTTTGAAGCAAGCACAATCAACCCAATTTGAGGATCCCAGTGTGGAATCAAGGGTGAAGGTGAACTGTCGATATCATTCGAAATCAAGTGTTTGTCAAGTTTGCGTGTATCCCAAACCCTGATTTGTCTGGTCTTATTATCAACAAAACCGCTCGTAAATAAGTGGTCATCTCCGTAATGTCCTCCAAGCCATAAAGCATTTGTCAACTTATTCGAGTCGTGAGCCTTGAATTTGGTGCAGCAATTTCCTGATCTCGGGTCAATCAGTGATACATTTGCTTCTTTGGTTGAAACTAAAATCTTGTCTCTGAATTCCATTTATTTGTAAACTTTTATTACCCGTTAGGCGTCCAGGAACATGAAGAAGGATGCTCACAAATAGAAGTTGAAAATATTTCCTTTCCGTTTGATGCATCCCTAAATTTTccataaatataattcttAGTTTCTTACCAGACTTTAGCCGTACAGTCGAAAGATGTGGTAAGAAGAGCATAGTCAACAGTTGGGTTCCACTTGAGGTTTGTAACTTTCATTCTGTGTCCTTGGAGAGTAAAAGTTGATTCATTTAACTCTTTAGACTCTAAGTTTGAAATATCCCAAATTTTGATTGAGCAATCTGAAGTAAATTAAGgatttttgtttaattaCCATCAGAAGATGAGCAAAGAATGTTCTCATTGAATccattaaaatcaatatcaAGAATTGATCCCGTATGTCctgttaattattattcaactTGGATATTGTCAATTACCTAAGAGCTTGTAAACTGGT
Coding sequences:
- a CDS encoding coronin, putative (Tap579b07.q1c.cand.64 - score = 34.20;~SMART 4 WD40 (SM00320) domains at aa 66-106, E()=2.82e-08; 115-155, E()=1.26e-05; 160-196, E()=3.82e+01; 199-246, E()=9.21e+00;~1 probable transmembrane helix predicted for TA10060 by TMHMM2.0 at aa 39-61;~Signal anchor predicted for TA10060 by SignalP 2.0 HMM (Signal peptide probability 0.000, signal anchor probability 0.992) with cleavage site probability 0.000 between residues 57 and 58), producing the protein MGCIKLKNIFGEHWKQSYRDLKISAKPTQSCGLASSSKNIAVGFIILFLFFYGGIVSIIDINNYERNPPVYKLLGHTGSILDIDFNGFNENILCSSSDDCSIKIWDISNLESKELNESTFTLQGHRMKVTNLKWNPTVDYALLTTSFDCTAKVWDASNGKEIFSTSICEHPSSCSWTPNGDKILVSTKEANVSLIDPRSGNCCTKFKAHDSNKLTNALWLGGHYGDDHLFTSGFVDNKTRQIRVWDTRKLDKHLISNDIDSSPSPLIPHWDPQIGLIVLASKGDLTVRIFQYIDKELNRAGEFKATGSMKSFCLVPTDICDRTKCELGRFLFNTDCKQINLTSMFIIRRNSATTMNELYGEEYDTARYSVRDWEAGIEKNLGNLTISKSKCTQMIKDKDAGCKFREISKTIQECNAKYGTNFNNPELIPVLEQLKDNITDLIKTIKT